CACACAATGCATCAACACCGATGAAAGTGGGCTCCACCTTGCAGTGCCGTAGGATAAGGAGCCAGTGGTCCAAGTAAATAAACAATAGGTATACCAAAACAGAACCCCGCGAGATAGCAATATTATCACAAAACggaagaaagggaagaaagggaagaaaagagaaacgCAATTAGAGCTGCCGGAGTAGACTACCATCTGCGAAGGGGTTCTCCGGAGACATATCCAGCAACGGCCGTGTGGCATTACGGTCACCCGTTGCGACACCATGTCCGGTGCGCGGATTCCGATGACTAGAAGTGCTGGCCGAGTGTGCCAGCAGGCTGTTTGCAGTGAACTTGCCGGCAGAAATCGCCGAGCTTGCTTCAGCAGAAGCCAGGGTCGCGTATTTGTTTGAATGATGGCCCACGCTGCGGGTGGTGTTTCGCCGCTGAGGTGTGGTGTCTGCGGCCGGTCGGCGCCAGGAAGTCGCAGGTGGGATGGAGAATCCTCCCGAGGTCTGATCTGGACCAGTGGCTCCGTCAATCAGTTGCATACCGGGTTGGACTTGGACGCCGCGACCCTTGCCCTTGCGGCTATGCTGTGGTGGCTCGGCATAGACTGGGGTGAGGTCAACCAGAGGTTTCTGTTTAAGAGACGGAGTTTGAGTGAAAGCCGATGCGTCTGGGGCACGAGTCATTGTGTTGGTCCGGCTGTTGGGATTTGAGTCCTGGCCGGGGGTCTGTATAGAGTCTCCACTCATAAAGCCAGTGCCTGAAAAGGCCTCCTGTTTGGCTTTCTTATCGCGATCCTCCCGTTCCCGCATAGCATTTTGTCGCTGGGTGTAAGTTCGGCCTAGGAGTCCGGATGGTGCAAACGTAGAGGTTTCCACTTCCTGGGGCGAAAGGCCCGAGAGCAATGCCTGGGTGTCGGCGAAAGGCCCTTCGGTATCAGTATCGATTGTCAAGGTGTGGGGATATGACGATGGTGGGGGGACGTGTTCACGAAGGGGTTTCTGCCGGGAAAAGACGTCTTTGGAGCTTGTCGGCCTCCGTTGGTCAGAGCTTTCACGATTTGAAGACTCGGTCGAAGTCTCCCGTTCTAGGAGTGGCACGTCGTTGTGCACGTTTCTCGGTTGATGAGACGATTTCTTCGTCCCAGCGCGCTTCACGAGCGTCTCGGTCTCTGGTGTTTGGCCTGCTCCTTTTTTGTTGACAAGATACCAACTTCTCCACTTCTGTACTGCCCGGTACCATTTATCTGCAACAGACTTATCGCTGGTTGAAAAAAAGTGCAAGTAGTTTTCGGTGGACAGAAACATGGATGATTTCTGCTGGCTCTTGATTGCGAAGCACAGCTTCTTTGGCGGCTTGATATCCTTGTTAAGCGCTCGAGCGCTAGGGAAATAGATGTCATAATCGGATAAATAGCAGATATTGGTCTGTTCCTTGGCGCTCTCTTTTCTTGAGATTGTCACTTGTCCGTCAGCACGCAAGGTGACATATCGCTTATCCCATTTGCGACGGCGCTGGGAATGGTAAATATGGACAGTCACTGGGGGTGGTTGCTCGCTGGGAGCATGCCCAGCATCGAGCTGAGTTAAAGCATCCACACTAGAGGGGGGAATCACGATGAACTGATTGTCTGCATCGTGTGACCAGGAGTTCATGATTTCCCGAACATGCTCATAGCGTCGCAGAGGACGTTCTAGGCCAACTTGAGAGTAAGACTCCATGAGAATGAATCTATCCGCATCAATGTCCCGAGATAAGTGCTTGGTGGCATCTAGCAGTATGTCCCGGACTTGCGTTGACGGGTTGACAGTGAGATTCGCGGAGGTATCTCCATATTTGACCAGGGCATTTCGCTTTCCAGCGTTAACAGCGCTGACAGGAGCGTCAACTCCTGGGACCACTCCGGTTCCACCCACTCCAATGTAGTTCGGAAGGGGCCCCATTTTCTTGGTGGACCTTGAAAGTTTGACCATCTGAAAGAAAGACTTGCGATTACCATCGTTTCCTGAGTTGTTACTGCGTGGGGGATGCGCCAGCACAGGTTGCGATCGGGGCTGTTGCACGACTTGCTTTGACAGGACAGACACTTGAGGCCGCCGAATGTCTTGTGCTGAGTTCTCTCCTCCAGTCAATTTTTCCATCGCACCTTGTCGATCCACCTCGCGCGTATGCGCTTCCTCCTCATTTTGTGTGGTCCCAGAATGACTGGTTGCGGGCCGTTCACGTTCTCGTGGTTCATTCCGCCGCACCTCCAGCCGAGGTCGCGCGTGACCCGGGATCGCGGGAGTAGGAGGTACGAGATTTTCATTTGATGCTGGCCGATTGCGACGATATCGAGATCTGCTTCTCGCGATCGAGAGATTCTGCTGGCCAATACTGTTCACAAGCGTAGGTGGTGTGGCCATTTCGACGTCTCCGGTTGTCCCTCGCATGCTACGATATCGAGAGAGCTTTGGAGGTACAGGCTGCGCCGCGGCTGTCACACTGTTCTCACTCATGCTAGAGACTTTTCACTTGAGATTCGCCCCGGGGGCGGGGGGGTCTGAGTTGGGAGAGTTTCGTAATCTGTCTCGAATTCTATCGCATAGGGTTAGCGTCGCCTTGACACCAAACGGCAATTTCCCGTAATTTCCTTCTGATCAACCAGTGCGACTCTGCACCTAAGCCTCTAGACAGAGGAAGCACAGCTAGAAGACACACAAATgtgggagaaaaaaaagagtggCCGTAGGATTGAACAAAATAGAATCCTCTCACAATCAAACAGGCCTATTCTCAATCGACCATTCGCACCTCGTTCAAACTGACCCGCACCGATCATCAATTGGGCCGGCCTAGGCTATAAGATTTGCTTTTGGTGAATTGACCATTGGATGGATCATATATATAAATTGAACTCACCGAATGCACTTGGCATAATAAACCTGAGGGAAAAAAGATGAAACGCAATTTCCCGTGCCCCAGCAGGTAAATTGGGGCTAAATATTTCCCGGTCCGACGCGCCGCATGCGGTTTCACGCGACTGACGCTGGGGCTATATTTACTTGggtatgtacggagtacagttGACCTGATGGAGTATGTATATGATCGACAGGTACTATTGGCCTTATTGCCACTGTTAGATTGTTCGATGCAAAAAGGTGAGATTATTATTGGATGGTCTCAACGGGTCCACAGGGCGATCAAATCCAAGTGTCTCACTCCAACTGTGCTATTCTTCACAAATAGGGATATCATGAAGCTCCACTTGTGAATCTTGATCGAATGATGTTCGAATGATGTTCAGTACACAGAAGATACAACTTGAAGTTCTGTGGGGTGATAGTGCCAAGGCGACTACTGACTGGGGCTAACTGATCTCCTTGATGGGCTTTTAAACTCCTCTCTGGGTTTCAATTGAACCTTGGCCCTTCTATatttgaattgaattgttCTTACAACTTCATTCGGTTTAGATCAGGCCTATTTCCTATAAGCACCCAATTCCCGGCGCCTGCAATTTGTTAGCATGGACACTAAAAGCAAGGTATATAGTGTATATAGTACACCACATGACGAAAACTTACCACCACGCGATGAAGTCCACTGTCCGCACATCAATACCAAGCTCAGTCAGCGCCTTAGTGGAGAGATGTGTGTCGTAAGGCCGCACGACACCCCCATTGGGATC
Above is a window of Penicillium digitatum chromosome 2, complete sequence DNA encoding:
- a CDS encoding Pleckstrin homology-like domain, whose translation is MSENSVTAAAQPVPPKLSRYRSMRGTTGDVEMATPPTLVNSIGQQNLSIARSRSRYRRNRPASNENLVPPTPAIPGHARPRLEVRRNEPRERERPATSHSGTTQNEEEAHTREVDRQGAMEKLTGGENSAQDIRRPQVSVLSKQVVQQPRSQPVLAHPPRSNNSGNDGNRKSFFQMVKLSRSTKKMGPLPNYIGVGGTGVVPGVDAPVSAVNAGKRNALVKYGDTSANLTVNPSTQVRDILLDATKHLSRDIDADRFILMESYSQVGLERPLRRYEHVREIMNSWSHDADNQFIVIPPSSVDALTQLDAGHAPSEQPPPVTVHIYHSQRRRKWDKRYVTLRADGQVTISRKESAKEQTNICYLSDYDIYFPSARALNKDIKPPKKLCFAIKSQQKSSMFLSTENYLHFFSTSDKSVADKWYRAVQKWRSWYLVNKKGAGQTPETETLVKRAGTKKSSHQPRNVHNDVPLLERETSTESSNRESSDQRRPTSSKDVFSRQKPLREHVPPPSSYPHTLTIDTDTEGPFADTQALLSGLSPQEVETSTFAPSGLLGRTYTQRQNAMREREDRDKKAKQEAFSGTGFMSGDSIQTPGQDSNPNSRTNTMTRAPDASAFTQTPSLKQKPLVDLTPVYAEPPQHSRKGKGRGVQVQPGMQLIDGATGPDQTSGGFSIPPATSWRRPAADTTPQRRNTTRSVGHHSNKYATLASAEASSAISAGKFTANSLLAHSASTSSHRNPRTGHGVATGDRNATRPLLDMSPENPFADGSLLRQL